The following is a genomic window from Burkholderia oklahomensis C6786.
GTATCGACGATCGACCGCGGACGATCGACCGCTCATCGTTCGAGAAAGCCTCTCGTCCAAGGCCGGCGCGCGGATGCGTGCTGGCGGCGTCGCGCCCCGCAACCGGAAAGAAGCGACGTCAGAAGCAATCCGCGGCAGCGACGAAACCGCCCCAAGCGGCCCCTATCGCCAGCACTGACCGGACAATCGCGACGCGCCCCGCCCCTTCAACCGCGGATCAGCCGCCCGAGCGCCGCGCGCCGACCGCTTGCGCGACGCGCACGTACTCGTCGACATCGACGTCTTCCGCGCGGCGCGCGAGATCGAAGCCGAGTGCATCGAAATCGACGAGATCGCGATAGCCGCCGAGCGTGTTGCGCAGCATCTTGCGGCGCTGCGAGAACGCGGCCGTCACGACTTCGCCGAGCACTGCCGGATCGACGGGCTGCAACTCGTGCGGCGCATGCGGGATCATCCGCACGATCGCCGAATCGACCTTCGGCGGCGGCTGGAACGACTCGGGCGGCACGTCGATCAGCTTGTCCATCGTGTAGCGGTACTGGAGCATCACCGACAGCCGGCTGAACGCCTTCGTGCCCGGCTCCGCGACCATCCGCTCGACGACCTCGTTCTGAAGCATGAAATGCTGGTCGATCACGACGTGCGCGAACGACATCAGATGGAACAGCAGCGGGCTCGAGATGTTGTACGGCAGATTGCCGATGATCCGCAGCGACGGCTTGTCGCCCGGCAGTGCGAGTGAGCCGAAGTCGAACGCGAGCGCGTCGCCCGCGTGCAGCTCGAGCAGGTCGCCGAAGCGCTGCTTGAGGCGGCCGATCAGGTCGCGGTCGAGCTCGACCGCGTGCAGCGGCGAGTCGGGCGTCGCGAGCCGCGCGATCGTGGGCCCCGTCAGCGCGCCGAGACCCGGCCCGATCTCGACCATCCGCTCGCCGCGCTCGGGCCGGATCGCCGCGACGATCGCGTCGATCACGCCGTGATCGACGAGAAAGTTCTGCCCGAAGCGCTTGCGCGCGAAATGCCCTTGGTGCTGTCTGCTGTTCGACATCGAAAGATAGAAAAACGGATGACGCGAAAATTCAGCCTGCGCGCCGATGGCGCGCCATCGTCACGGCGGTGTCGATCGCGGCGACGAGGCTGCCCGGATCGGCGCGGCCCGTGCCGGCGAGATCGAGCGCGGTGCCGTGGTCGACCGACGTGCGGATGATCGGCAGGCCGAGCGTGACGTTGATGCCCTCGCCGAACGTCGCGTACTTGAGGACCGGCAGCCCCTGGTCGTGGAACATCGCGAGCACGCAATCCGCATGCTCGAGGTAGCGCGGCTGGAACAGCGTGTCGGCCGGATAAGGACCGCGCGCGTCGATGCCCGCGGCCCGCGCGCGCTCGAGCGCCGGCTCGATCACGTCGATTTCCTCGCGGCCGAGATAGCCGTTCTCGCCCGCGTGC
Proteins encoded in this region:
- the rsmA gene encoding 16S rRNA (adenine(1518)-N(6)/adenine(1519)-N(6))-dimethyltransferase RsmA, whose amino-acid sequence is MSNSRQHQGHFARKRFGQNFLVDHGVIDAIVAAIRPERGERMVEIGPGLGALTGPTIARLATPDSPLHAVELDRDLIGRLKQRFGDLLELHAGDALAFDFGSLALPGDKPSLRIIGNLPYNISSPLLFHLMSFAHVVIDQHFMLQNEVVERMVAEPGTKAFSRLSVMLQYRYTMDKLIDVPPESFQPPPKVDSAIVRMIPHAPHELQPVDPAVLGEVVTAAFSQRRKMLRNTLGGYRDLVDFDALGFDLARRAEDVDVDEYVRVAQAVGARRSGG